The sequence accttttatttttaaaaaaattacagggaGTGATTTCCagaatcttattttataaaagtactgcctatatcaaatattttatatcactATTAATTCCACTGAAGagctgccttttttttaaaagtactaatTCCAATTGATGGGACACATGCCCTTAAAATAGAAAGTTTCCATTTATTCAAATGTCAAAATGAAGATTATTGAGAAGTTTATTGCTTTATGACTGGGCAAGATGCTACTAGCACATTTTAGGTAATTAATATTCTTCATTAAAAACTATGAGGTCATTCTGTTTAAAACTTTTAGGATAATTCACagaaaatagatatatttattcaaattatACATTGAAGGGCTGGGCTATAAGCTATAGACATTTATATGTGAAGCAgctctttaaagaaataagacaCACAAGTGTGTCTTGATACAATATACATAATTGAAATTAATAAAACCTGGAAGACCAATATTGTTAAGCTATGTTCTGttaggatctttaaaaaaaaaaaaatcacacatttagTAGTCTATTTGTGCTTAAAATATTCATATGCATgagaagtttaaagaaaaaaacacctcTGTACATGATGatgaaaagaaagtaataaatttttttgaaattgcacTGTTATTTAAAACACTTTCCTAAATTCAGACCCTCCTTTGCAGCTGGCACAGTTTTTCAAGTCTAATTGGCAACCTGGGGAGGCCCCTCTGGTATTAGTGAAGTAAAGAATGTGGTGATAAAAGACCAGGCTGACGCCATTAATCCAGGCCTTTGAATCGCACTGGCATCTTCACCTGCATCTTCTCCACTCTCATCTTCAAGCCCATCATCCATAAGACGCTCCtttcaaacaaaacaagaaacataTTCCTAAGTGATCTTAACAGCTACCATGAACTCATTACAAAAAAAGGAGAGAGTTAAATTCTTCCCAAAGAAGGAATATGAGTATATAATAAGGAAGTAGAACTATCTGGTCATTAGAGATCCTCCTTAAGCCCAAAACTGATAAACTCCTCCTTGTTCAAGTTCAAAGAAATAACTGCCAGTTTAATACAATAATTTCTCATTGTGAGCATAACTTTCTAGGCTATTTTTAGAAAGAATGATGTTAGTTCTTTCCACTTACTAATACTTGACTGACTCAGTATTATAGGTTCTCTGGGATTAAACCACACATTTACATGTTAACTTTTCTTCAATACTATGAAATACCCGAGATTCTTTTATTATATTGGTCTCATACAGTGCTGAAGAAACACCTATATTTAACTATATGAAAACCTCATGAGCATACCATTTCTTCAAGTTCTAGATTGTTTGCATTCTGTACATCATTGTTAACTTCGGCATTATTGTTGGGAGCCTGTTGCTGAACTCCTTCTTGCCTAAAAGGAAACCATCCAGCTTGGTGTCTGCTcagtaaaataaagagaaaagaaaataagtcacAACTGTTTTTACTCGTAACACTATGAAATATTAGGGTCCTACAAGAGCAAAAtgattagaacattttcattcatGGGTTGAACTATGATAAATGAAAAAGCcaaatttccttcttcaggtcaAGAACTACTCCTCTCAAAGCAATGACAGGAAAACAGGAATCATTTTAAGTCTATCCTGAGCTAGTAAGACATATCAGGAGTCCTAAAatcattttttgatatttttcaaaatgaaattcaaCTAGATATTTATTTGCTTCCTAAGAAAAAAGGGGAGCAAGGGACAGTTAgtctacttaagaaaaaaaatctgacctATATCTAACAGACTTATTATCGATAACTatagttaattaaaaagaaactcttCTACAAGACTGCATCATGTACTCAAGTTCTAAATGATTACTAGAGAGCATACCTAACTGAACTaaccatttttataaaaagtagtAAAGGGAAAAAATCTTGCTTCTAGACAACTGTCATAAACGTTCTTACAAAACATAACTTGCTTTGCTCTTGATGCTAGGTATCTGAAGCCCAACATTCATATTCCTCCACTCAACATTCACAACAGACTACCACATGCCAGATTCCATGCTTAACAGTTTTAGAAAGTAATCGTAAGGAATGAACACCACTCACAGATAAACCAGCAGCATGGCTCCCATCACCATGATAAAGCGACTAAATGAAGAATAGAAATATACAATGCTAAGCAGGATCGCCGCCCGAGAGAAGGTGTACATCCAGTCTAGCCAGTCTCGATTGAAGTCTTCCTCGTTTAGCACTGGCCCTCCCTGTGCATtcatttgaacattttcattCATGGGTCGATTTTCTTGGGCCACAAGGTTTGGAGCTGGTGGGGGTTCTTCCCCAGGCACATGTGCCAAATTTAGCGGCTGTGTAGCAGCAGGCTGGGCTGGGTTAGCATTTGACGTGGCCTGAGCTGAAACTGCAGCTTGACTGAAATAGTCACcgaaataaatattacaaagaaagagaaaaacatttatcatacaacattatatttttCAGAACTTCCCGGGAAGCcatatgtatttttcataaaCCTTACATGGAATATCACAACTCCTATACCACATTTCCTAGGTAAGTATAATTCCCAGGGCAAAAGTAGAGCCAACAGAGATAGTAGGAATAGTTCAGGAAAGGATGTTCTCCCAGCCTGGTAGTCTAGGACAGCAGGGGAGAGATGGAAGAGATTAAAAAGCAGCCATGTTATCACTATTTGGTTCTTTCACCAGATTATAAGGCTGTGACCAAATCTTTTCCCCAAAATTTTCCTTAACTGCCTCTTTTGCTATTCTACGTAGGATAAATACCGCTTGCCCCACCACGCGCACACCACCACCTCTCCCTCagacaaatcttttaaaagatttgtctAACTAAGTACATTAATCATTACCCTGTGTGTAACGATTTGTATTGGTGATTTGAATAAGTGATTTGTATTGGTATTTTCAAATTTAACCAGGTCCCAGACAACAATCCCTCAATCCCAATCCTGACTTTTGGGAACTCCACCTGGAAAACACTGGTGTAGATCCTCGTCAAGTTACGAAGATGTGTGGTCCTGAAGTTTGCTTATAATTTGACTGCTTAAGAGTCAAAATAAATTTTCCTGTAAAAGACTACCAGTAAAGTGATAATATatctgaaatttgctttaaacTATTCAGCAAAGAGGGGAAAGTTGTAGAATCAGACAGTCATGAattgataaatgtttaaaagCTGGGTGGTGAGAACACAagagttcattttatttattctgtctttatatatgttgaattttctctacaagaaagttttaaaatcaagatagcaaaatgaaatagaagtttTCCATGGTACAAAAGCTTATTTAAGCTAGTATGCTAATACACTGTGTCTgtagtcaaagtcactcagtcgtgtccaactctttgcaaccccatggactacacagtccatggaattctccaagtcagaatactggagtgggtagctattcccttctccaggggatcttcccaacccaggaatcgaacccaggtctccctcattgcaggcggattctttaccagctgagccacaagggaagccccgtaTTCATTTCCAGACTACTTCCTACCTTGTGGACATTCTGATTCATAAGTGAGTTATTTCATTAAAGGTGAAAACTTAAGTCTCTGAAGTTAAATGATGCACATTAAGATTATATGATTCAGTAGCTAACTCCAATAAGCCCCACTTATCTTACACAGTTCCCGTGATGTAAACAAGACAAGAGATGTAAAGATATAGTGTAATACTAAggcttccccaggtggcgctaatgatAAAGAGCCcaataagagactcaggttcaatccctgggtcaggaagatcctctagagaatggcatggcaacccactccagtattcttgcctggagaatcccatgaacagaggagcctggcgggctacagcccatagggcacaaagaattggacacgaccgaagtgactaaTTATGATAATGATTACCATGACAACAGGTAAGGTATAAAGAGCCTGCCTGGAGCCAAGAGATTACACAGGACAGCATGAGGATACGAAGTTAATAAAGCAGGTTAGCTTTATGGGGTAAGGTCTAGAGGAAGAATAAGGATACAGAGTTCACACTGTAGGCAAGAGGGCCATCTAATGTTTTAGGGAATGGAGAATGATGGACTCAATTATGTGTTAAGTTAACCTGGCAAGTAGCACAATGAATTACAGTCAAGAGCCTAAAAGGAGGAAAAGTGATTGCATTAAAGTGGGTCTAATATTAGAAAGATCTAGGCAAAACATTAGAAGTAAAATATAGGGAAGGACAGAAGCTAGGAACAACACACTAATTCATCTTGGTAAGTTGTTGAGTTCAGGGATAACAGAAGCTAGAATCAAAGCTGATTAATGTTAAGAGCTTGAAGGATGACTAAGAAGAGACAGTATCAGTGACAAGGAAGTCAAGAAGGAGAATGCACATAACAAGATGATGCAAAGTTCAGACCTAACTGAATTTAAGGGAAAGGCAAATTTCTCTATGGAAATCTCCAACAATTAAGTGGCGACACAAGATGAGGCATGGGAGAGGAAGAACTGGGAGCCATCACACAGAGCTAACAACTAAggccagagaaaaaggaaatccaAGAGGACTAGCCCGGGGCTGAATCCCATCTTCCCTACCAGACTGCGTATTGCAAGGCACATGGTAAGTATACAAATACTTAACTGAACAAGAAATGTCACCAtttagaaaaagggaaaataacagGCTATCAAAGGATACAAAATGagtaatcagaaagagaaaaagagtgaaCAGGATAACAGAATCACAGAAACAGGAGAGGAGAACACTAAAGAGAAGCTAGAAATGTTAAATGAATACATAGGAAGTCCAGCACAAAGAACACCAAAAAGCTATTCCATGCTGAGACTGTTTCATGCTGATCAGAAGCAAAACTTACTAAAATACAGAGAAGTCCAGAAGGCATATTAGCCACAAGTGAAGGCGACATCATGATCAGCCTCCTTGATGTATGATTCTTTCTATTCCCTTTTTTAGTTGACATCCTATCTTCATTTAGATTTGCTGCCTTCCAGTGAAACTTTCCTGTTTTCCCCTCTTAAATAGATAAAATGTTCTCTTTAAGAAAGCACCTGAATACTGCCAAATATAACTAAGGGAGAGGGGAAGAAGCAGAGAATAGGTTTAGTTGATGTGAACAGGATGTGTACCCTTTTTCTTTTagccaaataatttaaaataatttttaaaaaccaatgatATACATCAGTATATAAAATCCCAAATCAACTCACttaggatgaaaaagaaaataaagcagataaCACAATGTgtaaaaaaatcaactcaaactGACTTACTATTGCATATAATACTGATGAGCATACATCTGTTGCCACCACAACATCTGCAGTGGGTTGAAAGCAGGATACACTGGGAATCCAGCCGGAACAGCCTGCCCAGGAAGCTGGTTGTCTACATTTCTGCAATAGAGTAAtaaaaaaagtgtcttttaatgctccagaagttgaaagcatttctctacatttttatttccaaactaAGTCATCCATTGACAAAACATACTAAaacttactgaaaaaaaatacttattttcaacATTCCTCAAGTAAGACACTGTGTAtctgtgttagtccctcagtcatgtgcgactctttgcaaccccatggactgtagctctccaggctcctctatccatagaattctccaggcaagaatactggagtgggttgccattcccttctccagatcttcctgacccaggaatcaaacccaggtctcctgcattgcaggcagactctttatcatcggagccaccaggaaagacatTACAGCTTATCTAAGATGATCCTGATCCCACATATACGGAACAACTAACATCACAGCCTAGAATCAGACTACTACATGAGTAAGAAACAAACTTCTATGATGTTAAGATTCTAAAATTTTTAGTTACGTTGTTAATTGTTAGTCAATTGTCAAAATGTTTTGTAAAAGTGATTTAATAAATATCACATTTTCCACATAAgcttaagttaaataaaaattaaaagctgaacTCTGGGCTTCCATGATGacatagcagtaaagaatctgcctgccaatgcaggagacatgggttctccCCTCGACCCAGGAGAATCCCGCATGCCCTGGAGCAGCTAAGccagtgtgccacaactagagcctgggagccgcaaatACTGAAACGCActtgccctagagcccgtgctctgcaacaagtgaAGCCACCGCAACAGGAAGCTAGCACATTATAACTGGAGTACCTCCCGCTGCTGCAACtgaagaaaagcccacacagcatcaaagatccagcacagccaaaaataaataaaattattttttaaaggactgaACTTTAATCAGGTCCTAGATCTAACTACAAGTTTACAGGTAATCTatgaaaacagaggaaaatattaaAGACACCACATGGATGTAGTTAGTTGAATCTAGACTACTATGGGAAATTAGAACATAGAACAACAGAAAAagcataaagtaaaaaaagataGGGATAGGGATTGGATTAAAAAGAGCCTTAAGAAACATCAACCAAATGCAGTAAGTCAATCTCTGAATACTGATCCAATCAAAACCACCATAAAAAGCTATTTGGGACAATCTGGGAAAAAGGAACATCAActgagtattcagttcagttcagtcgctcagtcatgtctgactctttgcgaccccatgaatcccagcatgccaggcctccctgtccatcaccaactcccagagtttacccaaactcatgtccaccaagtcggtgatgctatccagccatctcatcctctgtcatctccttctcctcctgcccccaatccctcccagcatcagggtcttttccaatgagtcaactcttcgcatgaggttgccaaagtactggagtttcagcctcagcatcaatccttccaatgaacacccagaactgatctcctttaggatggactggttggatctccttgcagtccaagggactctcaagtgtcttctccaacacaattcaaaagcatcaattttttggcactcactcagctttcttcacagtccaactctcacatccatacatgaccactggaaaaaccatagccttgactagacagacctttgtgggcaaagtaacgtctctgctttttaatatgctatctaggttggtcataattttccttccatggagtaagcaccttttaatttcatggctgcaatcaccatctgcagtgattttggagccccccagaaataaagtctgacactgtttccactgtttccccatctatttgccatgaggtgatgggaccggataccatgatcctagttttctgaatgttgagctttaagccaactttttcactctcctctttcactttcatcaagaggctttttagttcctcttcacattctgccataagggtggtgtcatctgcatatctgaggttactgatatttctcccagcaatcttgattccagcttgtgcttcttccagcccagcatttctcatgatgtactctgcatagaagttaaataagcagggtgacaatatacagctttgatgtactcctcttcctattaggaagcagtctgttgttccatgtccagttctaactgttgcttcctgacctgcatataggtttctcaagaggtgggtcaggtggtctggtattcctatctcttttagaattttccacaatttattgtgatccacacagtcaaaggctttggcatagtcaataaagcagaaataggtgtttttctggaactctcttgctttttcaatgatccagcagatgttggcaatttgatctcttcttcctctgccttttctaaaaccagcttgaacatctggaagttcacggctcacgtactgctgaagcctggcttggagaattttgagcatgtgagatgagtgtgattgtgcagtagtttgagcattctttctgactgcctttctttgggattggaataaaaactgaccttttccagtcctgtggccaatgctgagttttccaaatttgctcatatattgagtgcagcactttcacagcatcatcttttaggatttgaaatagctcaactggaattccatcacctccactagctttgttcataatgatgctttctaaggcccacctgacttcacattccaggatgtctggctccaggtgagtgatcacaccatcatgattatctgggtcatgaagatctttttggtacagttcttctgtgtattcctgctgcctcttcttaatatcttctgcttctgttaggtccataccatttcagtcctttattgagcccatctttgcatgaaatgttcccttggtagctctaattttcttgaagagatctctagactttcccattctattgttttcctctatttctttgcactgatcgctgaggaaggctttcttatctctccttgctatcctttggaactctgcattcaaatgggtgtatctttccttttctcctttgcttttcacttctcttcttttcacagctatttgtaaggcctcttcacatagccattttgcttttttgcatttcttttccatcgggatggtcttgatctctgtctcctgtacaatgtcacgaacctccatccatagttcatcaggctctctgtctatcagatccagtcccttaaatctatttctcacttgcactgtataatcataagggatttgatttaggtcatacctgaatggtctagtggttttccctactttcttcaatttaagtctgaatgtggcaataaagaattcatgatctgagccacagtcagctcccggtcttgtttttgctgcctgtatagagcttgtccatctttggctgcaaagaatataatcaatctgatttcggtgttgagcatcttgtgatgtccatgtgtagagtcttctcttgtgttttgaaTTGAGTATTAAATgatattaaagaatttttaattctGTTGCATGTTCTAATGGTATGTGATTCTTATAGTCCATATCTGTCATATCTGTTACAGATACACAGTATTTACAGATGAAGGGATATGATGTCtaagattactttaaaaatacttcagcccaagtgaaaaaaaaaagaggtacacGGGAAAGGTTGAAGAGCTGTTGTCTAttaactgttgctgaagctggaTGTTAGATAAGATCCTTATAATAGAGATTCATTAGTATGCTTTTAAAGTTAAGAATTATAAAGGAGAGGAGATGAACTGGAAACTTCAACAATCAGAAACAAATTCTTTCAAAGAAAACCTGCATGGAATTCCCACTTTATTTCAGAATATGCCTTTTCAAGACTCTCCACACTACTTTGTTCTCCCTTGCTGAACTTCCTTAAAATCAGCCCCAATGTTACCAGCTATGAAGCTCTCCCACCCTCTGAAAGCACACagtcactccctcctccaggctcctgcagaattttgtcaaagccttAGAAGCACATCAGGGAATGGCAATGTATTTGCCAATCTGACCTACTTCCATTGAGGGCAACTACATAATTCATTTTCCTGTCTTCAGTGCCCAGCTACCGCAAATTCTAAGTAAATCTTTCCTGAAGAAAGCCACATGATCCTTATATGACAAATTTGCTTATTCAGTCAGGTTGCTTCAAATCTGACCAATAGATCTGACTAGAGAAAAGTTTTAAATGGGAGAGTAGAGGGGAGAGAACCACcattataaatgaaatcaaaacacaaatggtaacacagaaaaatatactgaaacaaatgataaaatattcaCTTCAACAAGACAGTTAACAAACACAGACTTTCCAGTCAGATGTGGATTTGAATTCTAGTCCTGCTACTGACTGCTGAAGTAAGGCAGGCTACGTACCTTTTAGCCTCCTTCTCCTCATTCATAAATTGGGAGAGAACAGTACCTAAGCCACAGAGTTGGTATAAAGTTCAATGAAATAAAGCATGTATAAGTGCTTAATACAATGCTGAGCTTATGCTAAGTAATTATTAATACTAAGTAATACTCAATGGTATCAATTAGTAATATTCTTTTACATAAAGAACTGTcataaatgaactttttaaaataccaaCATGCCAACAAATAAACAGTtcacaaaacagaataaaaagaatgtCTCTTTATCATGTCTAAACTAAAACAAGGGCACTCCAACTTACTGCACTGGGATGTATGAATTTGTAATGGTATGGTGAATCAGGCTCTTAACAACTGTTACTGAAAGATACActataacttttctttttatggctgaatagtattccattgtgtataaatGTACCATGagttctttatccattttctCCCTAGGGACACTGAGGTTGCTTCCTTATGGTTATTATagataatgctgcagtgaacatgtgaGCACATATATCTCTTCAAattaagtgttttcattttcttcagatacttAGAACTGGACCTACTGGATCACATGCtagttctgttaatttttttaggaaactccataatgttttccatagtgggtgtaccaatttacattgccagcaacagtacacaagggttcccttttctccacaatccTGACAACACTTATTAattgttgtctttttaataacagccattctgacaggtgtgaggtatcTCACTGTGCTTTTGACCTGCATTGGtctgatgatcagtgatgttgagcatcttttcatataactgctggccatctgtatgccttcttggaagaaagtctattcaggtcctctgcccgtTTATAAACTGGATTATTTGGTTTTCTGctattgtatgagttctttatatattttatatataacccCTTATCAGGCATATGATTTGTAAATACTTTATCCTAgtcagtgggttgccttttcattttgctgatgatttcttttactgtgcaaaagctttttagtctaatgtaattccatttatttagttttgttttcattgtcaaATCTAAAAATCATCACCAAGTCCAGTGTCAAGGAGCTTTATTTTGTTCTAGGATTTTAATGGTTTCAAGCCTTATATTCAAAtcaaattcattttgagttaactttttcttttttggccaagctgtgtggcttgcaggaccttagtttcctaatcagggattgaacctgcaccctcagcagtgaaagtacctagtccttaccactggactgccagagaattcttattttgagttaattataTGTAGGATATAAAATAGTAGTCTAGCTTAATTTTGTtgcagtttttccaacaccatatattgaagagactgtcctttcctaaTTGTATAATCTTGCTtcttgtcataaattaattgattatatatgtatgggtttatttctgggttctctattctgttccactaaTCTGTTTTTATGGCAATAccatattgttttaattactattactccatagtatagtttgaaatcagggagtgtgatgCCTTTAGCTTTGTTCTTCTCAAGGTTGCTATGGCTATTTAGGATCTTGTGGTTCtgtacaaattttaggattgttcacttctgtgaaaaatatttgcaattttgaCAGACACtgactgaatctatagattgctttgagagtatggacattttaacaacacTAATTCTTCATTTTAACAACACTAACTCATGAGCAtttgtgtcttcaatttctttcattatcttataattttcagtgcATAGGCCTTTGAGGTAATTGCTAATGCAAACTTTAAATGTTGTATATCTATATTTGATCTGGAAATATGTCCAgactacattcttttttaaaagatttataaaataaaatagtatgatgtttctattttaaaagtatacttaGAAAAGTATTTAGAAGGAAACTACAAAAATGTTAGTAACACTTATTTCTGGGTGGTGGGTTATAAGcagttttttatataaaaaatcaaataacagaAGATTACAATGAGtaggttttcagtttttttaattataaaacaagGCTGCTATTATTTCAGGCAGGGAAATTAAGTGTACAAAACAGTGGGCAATTTTTTATGAACCAGTCAGCAATTTTTAGAGTTAAATAAACATGACAGCATAACACACTGTGAGTACAAAACACTCAAGATTTATAAATGTGACATTATAAATGGACAGCTAATGTGGTGATGCACATGTACTGTTTGGTCTTCTCATTGTTTCCTCAAGAGCTTAATGGGCAAATAATCACCTGCATTAGGATGTCTTGACGAGTTAGGCTCCCAGAATGCTGTTAAGTTGGCAGAGTCCTAAACACTACCCCAGACCTAGTGATTCAAAAACTCAAGGAACAGTGATCAGAATTTAGCAATTTTAAAGACTGAGAGTACTAACCTACATGGTGGAAAACACATGTGACTAGCTAAATATAAGCTGTGATGGGAGTCTAAAAATGATGTGGAGAGATTATATTTTGTTGGTGAATTCTTCAAGGTCACTAAATTACTGCTCTTGCACATTTAAGGCAAggctatattaaataaaatttacttaaagACAGATGTAAAGTCTTCATTAGTAAAAGATTACAACTATAAGATTAGGTTAAATCACATTCATTGTTAAGCCGAATAACCTACTTATTGAACTTTCACTTAAATTGCTTTGTAAATCACAAAGTGCTCTTTCCAAATACAGACTTATTTTTCAGCATCTGGTACTGGCATTCATTCAGATGTTTCAGCGTGTCAGACTCACCAATGCCTATAAatatgtttgctgaatgaacatACAGCATTCACTTATAAGTAtgaatgaatttataaataattgcTAACATATCACTGAACTCTTTACATACATGAACTCTTAATCCACACAGAAATCCTGTATAATAAGTACTATTATCTCCAGATcatgagcaaactgaggcaaagaagagaagagactTGCCCAAGCTAGTCAGTGGATAGGGCTAGGATTCAAACTAGGGCAGGCTGACTCCTGAATCTGTACATCCACTAAGCTATACTGCTCTCCtgatttaaaactaaatattatttaAGGATTTTACCTCTTTTCATCTTACTACTCATTTTTAGCAAAATAAACActatttcagatttttctaatCTGTTTTATATACTTCTAAGAGCTAAATGCATTTGCTCCAAAGTCTGTTTATTTTCTCAACAGACTagtttaaagaaattattatcTGTTTCCAAGATATCCATGGTCTTATTCTGAAAACATGCAACTTTATATACTTTATTACAGAGTATATATTCACTGTATAGGTACTTAATGCTAGTGAACTGTgcactttaaaaatgctttaaaaggtttattttatgcatattttaccttaatttaataaatcaagagttaaaatatatatattaatatattcactgTAAGTATGAGAAAGAGTTAAAAACATTATTGTGCAGATATAACTATTGTCAACATATCATTATATATTCTTCAAGGTTTATTA is a genomic window of Odocoileus virginianus isolate 20LAN1187 ecotype Illinois chromosome 1, Ovbor_1.2, whole genome shotgun sequence containing:
- the HERPUD2 gene encoding homocysteine-responsive endoplasmic reticulum-resident ubiquitin-like domain member 2 protein isoform X3; translation: MVHLVCTSRTPPSSPKSSTNRESHEALASNSNSSSDQSGSSTPSSSQETLTLATSSSSEGLRQRTLPQAQTDPAQSHQVPYVMQGNVDNQLPGQAVPAGFPVYPAFNPLQMLWWQQMYAHQYYMQYQAAVSAQATSNANPAQPAATQPLNLAHVPGEEPPPAPNLVAQENRPMNENVQMNAQGGPVLNEEDFNRDWLDWMYTFSRAAILLSIVYFYSSFSRFIMVMGAMLLVYLHQAGWFPFRQEGVQQQAPNNNAEVNNDVQNANNLELEEMERLMDDGLEDESGEDAGEDASAIQRPGLMASAWSFITTFFTSLIPEGPPQVAN
- the HERPUD2 gene encoding homocysteine-responsive endoplasmic reticulum-resident ubiquitin-like domain member 2 protein isoform X2: MDQNGMEIPVTLIIKAPNQKYSDQTISCFLNWTVGKLKTHLSNVYPSKPSSDQSGSSTPSSSQETLTLATSSSSEGLRQRTLPQAQTDPAQSHQVPYVMQGNVDNQLPGQAVPAGFPVYPAFNPLQMLWWQQMYAHQYYMQYQAAVSAQATSNANPAQPAATQPLNLAHVPGEEPPPAPNLVAQENRPMNENVQMNAQGGPVLNEEDFNRDWLDWMYTFSRAAILLSIVYFYSSFSRFIMVMGAMLLVYLHQAGWFPFRQEGVQQQAPNNNAEVNNDVQNANNLELEEMERLMDDGLEDESGEDAGEDASAIQRPGLMASAWSFITTFFTSLIPEGPPQVAN
- the HERPUD2 gene encoding homocysteine-responsive endoplasmic reticulum-resident ubiquitin-like domain member 2 protein isoform X1 yields the protein MDQNGMEIPVTLIIKAPNQKYSDQTISCFLNWTVGKLKTHLSNVYPSKPLTKDQRLVYSGRLLPDHLQLKDILRKQDEYHMVHLVCTSRTPPSSPKSSTNRESHEALASNSNSSSDQSGSSTPSSSQETLTLATSSSSEGLRQRTLPQAQTDPAQSHQVPYVMQGNVDNQLPGQAVPAGFPVYPAFNPLQMLWWQQMYAHQYYMQYQAAVSAQATSNANPAQPAATQPLNLAHVPGEEPPPAPNLVAQENRPMNENVQMNAQGGPVLNEEDFNRDWLDWMYTFSRAAILLSIVYFYSSFSRFIMVMGAMLLVYLHQAGWFPFRQEGVQQQAPNNNAEVNNDVQNANNLELEEMERLMDDGLEDESGEDAGEDASAIQRPGLMASAWSFITTFFTSLIPEGPPQVAN